The genome window TACCAATGGGATAAAGAATGTTTCCAATATTCTGTATAAGTTAAATTGTATCCTCCCGGAAGACATTGTGATCAAAAATATTTACAAGGTAAAAGATGATGTGCATGCACGATATGATGCTATTTCAAGAAGCTATGAGTACAGGATCTGCAAAAGTAAAGATCCTTTTTTAAAGGATACTTCTTATTTTTATAGTAGAACACTTAATATTGATAAAATGAATAAGGCAGCCAACTTACTTTTATCTTATAAAGATTTTACAACTTTCAGTAAACAGGATACTAAAGCAAAAAATAATTCATGCAATATTTTCAAAGCAGATTGGGAAGTTGATCATTCGCCTGCCCCGCCTGCGGTGGGGTTATTTGTCACTTCGAGAAGTTCCCGATTGCATCGGGACAGGCGGGATCTCCGCTTCGCTCCTACTGGTGATATGCTAATATTTTGTATCAGGGCTAACAGGTTTTTAAGAGGAATGGTCAGGGCTATTGTAGGTACTTTACTGGAAGTTGGATTGGAGAGAATGACTGTTAAAGAATTTGAAAACGTGATTGCAGGTAACGATCGTTCACGGGCAGGTTTTTCTGTGCCGGCAGAAGGGTTGTTTCTTATAAAAGTTGAGTATCCGGATTTTTTAGGTCAAATAATTTTAAATATTGAAAAATAAGAGGTATTTTTGAAGAAAAAAAATCAATATCATGAAAAAACAATTAAAATTAACTGCCATTTTTGTTCCTGCTGAAGAAGGCGGGTATACAGCCTACATAGAAGAATTAAGGGGGGTGGTTAGCGAAGG of Cytophagales bacterium contains these proteins:
- the truA gene encoding tRNA pseudouridine(38-40) synthase TruA; translated protein: MRFFIEIAYKGTNYHGWQIQQNANTVQQEINNALSKVLQCEIKTTGSSRTDTGVHALQQFAHFDITNGIKNVSNILYKLNCILPEDIVIKNIYKVKDDVHARYDAISRSYEYRICKSKDPFLKDTSYFYSRTLNIDKMNKAANLLLSYKDFTTFSKQDTKAKNNSCNIFKADWEVDHSPAPPAVGLFVTSRSSRLHRDRRDLRFAPTGDMLIFCIRANRFLRGMVRAIVGTLLEVGLERMTVKEFENVIAGNDRSRAGFSVPAEGLFLIKVEYPDFLGQIILNIEK